Proteins from a single region of Nocardiopsis dassonvillei subsp. dassonvillei DSM 43111:
- a CDS encoding maltokinase N-terminal cap-like domain-containing protein, whose amino-acid sequence MSQLEELLAVWLPRQRWFSGKGIPIRQIRVESRYTLVTSGPDGPDLNVLVLQAGQRGRSSRYQVLLGSRPPRSLPPDLARVAIGVCQVAGGRPRVVYDAAHDEELTRMLLERFAAPTGAEPSGKVRFRSLPGDSVRTGSSGRLLTGEQSNTSLVFGEDYILKTFRRLWPGPNPDLELNMALSGTPYVARPCGWIEADLAGHSTPTTLAMLQTYIPHATDGWVLATANVRALLEGPGDGRESAFTDEAAQLGRTTAEVHRSLARTLPTDVLTPTGAAEMADAMVERLAMASAEVPELAEHAPRVMEAYADFSEVDEPLPIQRIHGDYHLGQAIRTASGWVLLDFEGEPTVPVRDRQRLSSPLRDVAGMLRSFDYAAGYLLIGHPGDPGLEWAARSWARHNREAFCRGYADGGGADPEKHLAVLRAFEFDKAVYEVLYEARNRPNWLRVPLESIATAAAPPVPG is encoded by the coding sequence ATGTCCCAACTCGAAGAACTCCTGGCCGTCTGGCTACCGAGACAGCGCTGGTTCTCCGGCAAGGGGATCCCCATCCGCCAGATCCGGGTCGAGAGCAGGTACACGCTGGTGACGTCGGGCCCCGACGGCCCGGACCTGAACGTCCTGGTCCTCCAGGCCGGGCAGCGGGGCCGCAGTTCCCGCTACCAGGTGCTGCTGGGTTCGCGGCCGCCGCGCTCCCTGCCACCGGACCTGGCGCGCGTGGCCATCGGCGTGTGCCAGGTGGCGGGCGGCAGACCCAGGGTGGTCTACGACGCCGCCCACGACGAGGAGCTGACCCGGATGCTCCTGGAGCGGTTCGCCGCCCCCACCGGGGCCGAACCCTCCGGAAAGGTGCGCTTCCGCAGCCTGCCGGGCGACAGCGTCCGCACCGGGTCATCCGGGCGGCTGCTCACCGGCGAGCAGTCCAACACGTCGCTGGTCTTCGGCGAGGACTACATCCTCAAGACCTTCCGCAGACTCTGGCCCGGGCCCAACCCGGACCTGGAGCTGAACATGGCCCTGTCGGGAACCCCGTACGTGGCCCGGCCGTGCGGGTGGATCGAGGCCGACCTGGCCGGGCACTCCACACCCACGACGCTGGCCATGCTCCAGACCTACATCCCGCACGCCACGGACGGGTGGGTGCTCGCCACCGCCAACGTGCGCGCCCTGTTGGAGGGGCCGGGGGACGGGCGCGAGTCCGCGTTCACCGACGAGGCGGCCCAGCTGGGCCGCACCACCGCCGAGGTGCACCGGTCGCTGGCCCGGACCCTGCCCACGGACGTGCTCACCCCGACGGGCGCGGCCGAGATGGCCGACGCCATGGTGGAGCGCCTGGCGATGGCCAGCGCCGAGGTGCCGGAGCTGGCCGAGCACGCGCCCCGGGTGATGGAGGCCTACGCCGACTTCTCCGAGGTGGACGAGCCGCTGCCGATACAGCGCATCCACGGCGACTACCACCTGGGGCAGGCGATCCGGACCGCGTCCGGATGGGTGCTGCTGGACTTCGAGGGCGAGCCCACCGTGCCGGTGCGCGACCGCCAGCGCCTGTCCAGCCCGCTGCGGGACGTGGCGGGGATGCTCCGCTCCTTCGACTACGCGGCCGGGTACCTGCTGATCGGGCACCCGGGCGACCCCGGTCTGGAGTGGGCGGCCCGCTCCTGGGCCCGGCACAACCGGGAGGCGTTCTGCCGGGGCTACGCCGACGGCGGCGGGGCCGACCCGGAGAAGCACCTGGCGGTCCTGCGGGCCTTCGAGTTCGACAAGGCCGTGTACGAGGTGCTGTACGAGGCCCGGAACCGGCCGAACTGGCTGCGGGTCCCGCTGGAGTCCATCGCCACCGCCGCCGCGCCTCCCGTGCCCGGTTGA
- the treS gene encoding maltose alpha-D-glucosyltransferase, with product MSKDEPGPGGHGHAEHGPLAPATGAATGPLMSSGGTSDPHWYKHAVFYEVLARGFFDSNGDGTGDLAGLVQKLDYLQWLGIDCVWLLPMYESPLRDGGYDISDYFKILPEFGRTADFVELLDEAHRRGIRVITDLVMNHTSDQHPWFKASREDPDGPYGDFYVWSDTDDRYDEARIIFVDTETSNWTYDEVRGQYYWHRFFSHQPDLNFENPAVQEAILEVLRYWLDLGIDGFRLDAVPYLYEREGTNCENLKETHEFLKRVRAEVDRLYPDRVLLSEANQWPSDVVDYFGDFESGGDECHMNFHFPLMPRMFMAVRQEQRFPISEILAQTPPIPRNCQWAIFLRNHDELTLEMVTDEERDYMYSEYAKEPRMRANVGIRRRLAPLLDNDRNQIELFTALLLSLPGSPVLYYGDEIGMGDNIWLGDRDAVRTPMQWSSDRNAGFSKGDPARLYLPLIMDPVYGYQALNVESQRDNPGSLLHWTRRMIQIRKRHPVFGTGAFTELNATNPSVLAFIREHGDDRMLCVNNLSRYPQPVELDLGRYAGVAPVECVGGVRFPEIGELPYLLTLPGHGFYWFQLPTTADRESAGTNRDGMPSYGLPEAGARVHAAFETSPVSAAAARTHAPDHPVSTTSSIPAGFSPAFGDGARTPSHGSAVRASGLSGPAAERTGRGGGEKGNGSL from the coding sequence ATGAGCAAAGACGAGCCCGGCCCCGGCGGACACGGTCACGCCGAACACGGTCCGCTCGCCCCGGCCACCGGGGCCGCCACCGGCCCGCTGATGTCCTCCGGCGGCACCAGTGATCCCCACTGGTACAAACACGCCGTCTTCTACGAGGTCCTCGCCCGGGGCTTCTTCGACTCCAACGGCGACGGCACCGGCGACCTCGCCGGGCTGGTGCAGAAGCTGGACTACCTCCAGTGGCTGGGCATCGACTGCGTGTGGCTGTTGCCGATGTACGAGTCGCCCCTGCGCGACGGCGGCTACGACATCTCCGACTACTTCAAGATCCTCCCGGAGTTCGGCCGCACCGCCGACTTCGTGGAGCTCCTGGACGAGGCGCACCGGCGCGGGATCCGGGTCATCACCGACCTGGTCATGAACCACACCAGTGACCAGCACCCGTGGTTCAAGGCCTCCCGCGAGGACCCGGACGGGCCCTACGGGGACTTCTACGTGTGGTCGGACACCGACGACCGCTACGACGAGGCCCGCATCATCTTCGTCGACACCGAGACGTCCAACTGGACCTACGACGAGGTCCGCGGCCAGTACTACTGGCACCGGTTCTTCTCCCACCAGCCCGACCTCAACTTCGAGAACCCGGCCGTCCAGGAGGCGATCCTGGAGGTCCTGCGCTACTGGCTGGACCTGGGCATCGACGGGTTCCGCCTGGACGCCGTGCCGTACCTGTACGAGCGCGAGGGCACCAACTGCGAGAACCTCAAGGAGACGCACGAGTTCCTCAAGCGCGTGCGCGCCGAGGTGGACCGGCTCTACCCCGACCGCGTGCTGCTGAGCGAGGCCAACCAGTGGCCGTCCGACGTCGTCGACTACTTCGGCGACTTCGAGTCCGGCGGCGACGAGTGCCACATGAACTTCCACTTCCCGCTGATGCCGCGCATGTTCATGGCGGTCCGGCAGGAGCAGCGCTTCCCGATCTCGGAGATCCTCGCCCAGACGCCGCCGATCCCCCGCAACTGCCAGTGGGCGATCTTCCTGCGCAACCACGACGAGCTGACCCTGGAGATGGTCACCGACGAGGAGCGCGACTACATGTACTCCGAGTACGCCAAGGAACCCCGCATGCGCGCCAACGTGGGGATCCGCAGGCGGCTCGCGCCCCTGCTGGACAACGACCGCAACCAGATCGAGCTGTTCACGGCCCTGCTGCTGTCCCTGCCGGGCTCGCCCGTCCTGTACTACGGCGACGAGATCGGCATGGGCGACAACATCTGGCTGGGCGACCGCGACGCCGTGCGCACGCCCATGCAGTGGAGCTCGGACCGCAACGCCGGGTTCTCCAAGGGCGACCCGGCCCGCCTGTACCTGCCGCTGATCATGGACCCGGTCTACGGGTACCAAGCGCTCAACGTGGAGTCCCAGCGCGACAACCCCGGTTCGCTGCTGCACTGGACGCGGCGCATGATCCAGATCCGCAAGCGCCACCCCGTGTTCGGCACCGGCGCCTTCACCGAACTCAACGCCACCAACCCGAGCGTGCTGGCCTTCATCCGCGAGCACGGCGACGACCGGATGCTCTGCGTCAACAACCTGTCGCGGTACCCGCAGCCCGTGGAGCTGGACCTGGGGCGCTACGCCGGGGTCGCCCCGGTGGAGTGCGTGGGCGGTGTGCGCTTCCCCGAGATCGGGGAGCTGCCCTACCTGCTCACCCTGCCCGGGCACGGCTTCTACTGGTTCCAGCTGCCCACCACCGCCGACCGGGAGTCCGCGGGCACGAACCGGGACGGTATGCCGTCCTACGGACTGCCCGAGGCCGGGGCCCGGGTGCACGCCGCCTTCGAGACCTCGCCGGTGTCGGCGGCCGCGGCCCGGACGCACGCACCGGACCATCCAGTGAGCACGACGTCCAGCATCCCGGCCGGGTTCTCCCCCGCGTTCGGCGACGGCGCCCGCACCCCCTCCCACGGGAGCGCGGTGCGCGCGTCGGGCCTCTCCGGCCCGGCCGCGGAGCGCACGGGCCGGGGTGGGGGCGAGAAGGGAAACGGGTCGCTCTGA